The genomic DNA CAGGGAAAGGAGCCTGAACTCATACCCAGGAACTCACACATCCAAACTGCAAGCTGAGCCATGGCacaaggcaggagggaagggatgcagCTGACTCCAGTGGGATTTGCTGCCATGGCACAAGGcagaagggatgggatggagctgattccagcagccctgggggaaaCAGTGGTCATCCCTCTCTGCCTTACACCATTCACTTTTTGAGTGCacacattaaatattaaattgctGCAGTCTTAGAGCATCTCTATTCCACACAGTGCTCCCACTGCACTGGGTTGGATTCTCAAGGAATACACCAGCTGCTGAGGCTGAGGAAGACAATGAAAGTAAATATAAACTAAGAGTGATGATAGGAACTGAAACAataacagaagggaaaaaaattacaaactcAAGAAATACTGCCTTGTGTCAGATTTAATTTGGCACAATTTCAGAGAGTTTACTAGTACATTCTTCTAAATGACTCGGTGGAATAAGATACTCAATTTTATCTCTTATACCTTACCCAGGTGTTTATTTAAGCAATTATGTAACCTTATTTTATTCAGATTCCTAAACTTCACACTTCTGTGGAGAAGAAAACTATACATGTAGCCATTTTACTTCTAATTTAGTGCACACTGAATTTGATTATAAAGGGAATTGAAAAGTAATAGAAAAGCTTATTTTATTAGTTAAATTCCACTATCTCAAATGTGCcagacagaaaatggaaaaataatcagaatagACATAATATATCTATTTATGGCAAAAGGATTACCTGAACTAAGTGATGCTCCATGCTAATTCCTTCAATTTACTCAAGCTTGATTTCATCTTTCAAATCTCAGATTCAACCTCTAAAAATAAAGCGCTTCTACTTTTTGCAGCTGCCGGGCAGCTCCGAACGAGCCAGAGGGGAGTGAACCGCTCGTGGTTTCGAGCTTCGAACAGGGCGCAATGGCCGGGGCACCGCGGAACCCCCGGGCCCACCGGCCGGAGCTCTCTGCAGGCGGCTGCCGGGCGGGGCTGAGCGGGACCCCAGCAGGAATCGCGGTCCTGACGGGACATGGCCCCCGGCTGAGGGAACACTGGGCACGGCCTCTACCTGGGGGAACACCGGGCATCGGCCCTGGCTGAGGGAATACCGGGCACGGGCTCCGGCTGAGGGAACGCCGGGCACGGCCCCTGACTGAGGGAACGCCAGTCACAGGCTGAGGCTGAGGCTGAGGCTACGCCGGGCACGGCTTCTACCTGAGGGAACGCCGGGCACGGCCCCTGGCTGAGGGAACACCAGGCACAGACAGGCTCCGGCTGAGGGAACGCCGGGCACAGGCTCCGGCTGAGGGAACACCGGGCTCGGCCCCTGGCTGAGGGAACACCGGGCTCGGCCCCTGGCTGAGGGAATGCCGGGCACAGGCTCCGGCTGAGGGAACGCCGGGCACAGACAGGCTCCGGCTGAGGGAACACCGGCACGAGCTCCCTCTCCCGCCGTTCCCGCGGCCGCCGTTGGGGGCGCTGCGGGGCGCCAGGGCCGGGAGCGCTTCCCGGCCGCTGCTGCGCTTCCGGGGCGCGGAGGCGGAaccgcggccgggccggggccgctggaagcgcggcggggccggtgccGCGGCGGCCTCGGGCCGATCCCCGATGGTGTCTGGCGGCTGCCGGCCCCAGGCTCAggatggcggcggcgggggcggccggccAGGAGAAGCAGCTCGCTCCGACCCTTCTCAGTTTCTTCATCTACAACCCCAAGCTTGGGCCCAAAGAGGGAGAGGTACCGGGGGGATGTCGCGCCTGGGGATGCGGGGAAGGCGCGGCGGTCCCTCCGTGCCCGAGGCCGGGCCGCACCGTGTGCGGGCTTGGCGCTGTCCCTGCGGAGCGGCCCCGGACAAAGGCGGCGGCAGCTGCGGCTTTCCCGGCCCGCGTACGCCGCATCCGTACCCGGCATTTGGGTACCCGCGGGGACGGGGACGACTGCCGCCCCCGTTGGGATCTGTCACTGCTTCACACCGAAAAGAAACAGTAACAGAGGTGTTGTCAACAGCCGGGCGTATGTTGTAGATGGGGAGCTGGACAGTCAGCAACTGTTTTGTTGATACTTTAACTTTGTCTAAAAATCTTTCTCGACATAGATACAATACGGTAGAAAGGTTACTGTTTAACTTAGTTACACTCAAGTTACTGCTGGTGTTTATTCGCCATTGTGTCCCTTAGTAAGGAGAGTCAAGAAGCTCTAGTCTCTAACTTTAGGTAACAGCGTGTTGTGTGGTTCATGCTCAGCTTTAATAgtttctgagcagagcaggtACTTACATCCAGAGCAGTGACAGGCTGAGGAGGCTGAGCGTGCCCTCAGCACGCTCCCGGTGACTCCGGCCCGGGGGAAGCTGTTTGTTCTGCTGGAGGATGAGGTGCGGTTCCGAGGGACCCCCAGCGAGCTGGGGACTGGGCCGGCAGGAACCTTGGAGCTCAGCAAAGCCCCGTGTGTGGGGTGGAATAATTCTGGCTCACCGTGGCAGGTCGGGTGGACTGgttgggagcagctctgcaaaacaGGACCAGGGAGTCTGTGAACAACAGGTCCTACGTGAATCAGCAGTGAGCGCTTGtggctgtgggagggagggagagtgGCTCAGCAGGTCCGGCCAAGCCAATGCTTCCCCTCTGGCCAGCACAGTGGGTGCTGTGCTCTTCCAGGGATTGCCAGAGTAGGAAAAATACTGGCAAACTGAAATAGCCTAGTGGAGAGCCCCTGAGTCAGTCAGGGGGTGCAGTCTGTGGCATACCAGAGGAGCCTTTGATGACTGCATTtgtgcagcctggaggagagacAATGTGGAAAGGGGGCAGAGGGCAGTCTCTGCCTGAAGGATGGCAGTAGATGATGGAGTTTGGTTCTTAAAGTGAAATAAtcaggatggatggagggaaaTTCTGAtgagatagaaaaaaaaaaattcttcaaggTGGAGTGATCTAAcatcagagcagggctggaaagtTGTGGGATTCTCATCTCTGGAGGTATTGAACAGATGACTGGACAAGGCCTGGAGCAATCTGAGCTGCCTTTGAAGCTTGTCATGCTTTGAGCTGGCTTTGAAGCTCGCCTTGCTTTGAACAGGCCCAGAAGTAACTGGGGCCTGTGATATCAATAGCCTTCAATGTACAAAGTCCTTGGACATATCATGGGATGACTGACTGCTTAAGTGTGCTTAATATACCTTTTATCCATTATTACAGAAGCCCATTTTggtacaaaataaaattctgccTAGGTTATTAAGGgattaaaaaacaagcaaaccatGAACTCAATATTCTTTGATTTtgttaaaatgcatttgcttgggttcttttttcaaattttaggaagaaaagaagattcTCTTCTATCATCCAAATGAAgtagaaaagaatgagaaaattagAAATGTGGGGCTGTGTGAAGCTATAGTGCAGTTCACAAGGTAGGAAGTCTGATTGCATGGGTGATTGTTTTGGCACAagcactgtattttaaatatctcaGTTGTATGTCTTCTTtttgtgtgtataaatatcCATATCTActtatgtgttttctttccaggaCCTTTAGCCCAACAAAACCTGCAAAATCCCTACATACGCAAAAGAATAGACAGTTTTTCCATGAACCTGAAGAAAACTTCTGGATGGTCATGGTACTTATGCACGTGATATGCATATTCCTAAATCACCATCCTGCAATGTTCTCAATGCATTCTGCATTGTCTAATACCAGCCTGTTCCACTTCCTAGGTTGTACGGAATCCCATCAtagaaaaacacaaagatgGAAAGCCAGTCTATGAATATCAGGAAGAAGAATTGCTGGTAATAATgaactttccttttttgtttaatgaGTTATGTTGTATTTTTGAGAGTACTTCCATCCAGAAACATCTTAGTTTAATTCTTCTTGAACTACTGTCAAATTGATTTTATATGTATCTATACCTATCTtcataaatggaaaaagagcAAAGTACTTTTCAGTAAAGTTTAAAGAAGAGCACAAGATAGAGAATTATCCAGAGAACAGTTCAAGATCATTCAGTAAACACTGGTGAAATATACAGCTGTGAGACATTTAGCTTGGAGTAGGTGAATATTTCTTAGGATGTGTTTGTTTAATTAAGTTCTTAAatctatgtatttttattagGTGCCAGTATACATGTCATTACTTTCTTAAGACTGCTAGTAATATTTACTAATAATCTGAGAAACCAAAAAAGCTCATAACTATGATGGGATTTCTTCTCCAAGCTGCAGAATCATTATGTCTGTTCAATTGTATATAGGAAGGGTATTTGGCAGGGTGGGATAATAATTAAAAAGCTGGTTGGTTATCCTGCCCCTGTTCATTACAGTGTGCATTACTTTTGTTCCTCTCTGTGTCCTAAGAAAAGGATTGGAGTCCTAGGGACTCTATTTTGCCAGATAAAATTATCTCTTTTTGATCTGGGTTAAGATGTCAGCCCCATAAAACCTGCTGTAGTGTCCCACATTCTTTAGCCTTTGATTTGGATGAAGAGAGAACCATCAGAAAGAGGATAATTTTCACTGACCACTGGCCTCGGGGAAGGGCACTGTTTGTAACTGGAATCCTTGGCATGAGTACTGAAGGTGCTTTTGGTACTAAATGTGATGGGGGAAGGGACTCCCTTTATTGAAATCATACTTTATAAGTACAGAGACATTTCTAGATGCTGACTGACAATGCCATTTAACTTTTCAGAACATGATTTCTCTGATTTGTGTCTTTGCTGGCTCTTTGAAAACACATGTTATCTGTAGCTCAGCCAAAATACTTGTaattctgcctctgctcctACTGATGTGTGCTCTCTTTCCTGCAGGACAAGGTTTATAGCTCAGTCCTCCAGCAGTGCTACAGCATGTACAAGGTAGGGTTAACACTGGGGGCTCAAGGCTTTACAAGACAAGAGCATGAGATACTTCAGTCACATGTAAATTCTTGCCTCTGCTGCCATTTATACCTGGACTCTGCAAATCTAAATGTTTTTTCAGTAAAGAAGGGATACATTTGGATTGGTTTGGAGTATGTTAAGGAATGGGAGTTGTGTTGTAATCCATATTCATAACCAAGTTACAAGAAATTTCTGTAAATGATTATTCaattaactgatttttttctctttaaactgTTAGCTTTTCAATGGCACATTCCTGAGAGCCATGGAAGATGGGGGTGTGAAAGTGCTAAAGGAGAGACTAGAGAAATTCTTCCATCGGGTAAGACCTCATTTTTCAGGCACATACTGTGATTCTGCactggaaataaaacacaaaaaaaaaagaaaaagtggcaGCAATGTGACTATAAAACACAGGCAGTGGGAAAGATGTAGAGTCAACACAAAGTATGTGGTTACTCATTTTTGTCAAATacttcctgctttttctgacAGAGTGGCTTCTTTAAGTGGAGTTGAACCATGAGTGTGGTTATGACTTGATGGAACAACTTAACTGTTGGATCTTTTTTCTGATGGAATTGTGTTCCTTCTTTCAAAGTTCtgctttaatgttttaattGGTTACTGTGATAACATTTGTACAGACCTATTTGAGTGACTGTTGAAGATTCATTGAGGTTagaaggaatttggggaggtCATCCAGTTCAGCCTCCTACTCAAAGCAGGGTAACACTGAATTTAAACTCTCCTGCCCAGTGCTTTGGGTGGTTGAGACCTGAAAACATCCAGGGGTGGAGATTCCGCAACCTGCATGCTTAAAGTCCTTTAGTGCTGTGAAATAGTGAATAGATGAATTTTTTAAGTTGTCCCCCCTACTCCACCCCCTCTGTAGAATTAGTAGCAATCCTAAGAAGGCTTCAGGAAATACTGCATGCATGATAAGTACTCTTCAGACTGTCATTTCATAGCTGATGTTTTAGTGAAAGGATGAAAGGCAAAACCTATTTTTCATGTAAAGTAACTGACTGAGTAGTCTCATCTGGCAGAATTTTGAGTTCCTACAGGATAAGTTTCATCACACTTGAAAAGTGTCTGCCcccatttttcttgtttgcaagCAAGGAACCAGGACTGCTGTCAGTAGTTTGTGCTTTTGTGGTATTGAGATCTCTGATAATGATGGAGTGTAGACACTATGAAATGGTgtttaaaattttgttcttttaacaGATTTTTAGAATGGCACAATGTGACAGTGTAAACAAAAGTACAGGCTTTTCTTGTGGACTTGGGGAGGGTCTTGCTTGTTTTTTGTAAGACTTGTGGTAGACTCCAGAATAAACACCACTGGCACAAGGGAGTACCATGATgagcctgtgtgtgctgctgtccaGACTAAATTAAAAGTAGACCTttgcaaaaaagaaagtaataaatTTTTATTGCTAAAACAGAGAGACTCACAAGCTGTGCCAGAGATCTGTCGCCCTGTTGGTCTGTATTTCTTGTGGGCATTCAGTAATGTGAAGTGACTGTAGAGGGAGCCATTGGATAAAGCATCTTCCACAGACCACTTGTCAGAGCATTTGAAATCTCTTGCTAAATGTTACAGTCTATCAAGAAAATCaataatggaaattatttgttcCATTACACATTGAAAGCATCTGTTCCTATTTCTACAACTGCATCTGAAATTAAATATCAGTAAGATAGGCTTTGCTTGCTTATACTCTCAAAAGATCTTGAACTTAAAGCTGTTTTCATAAtgattaaaaaagcaaagtgatGCCTGGAATCACATTCATGCACTCAcacatggaatcacagagtggtttgggttggaaagtacccttaaaggtcatctaggCCAGCTCCCTGCTATGAGcagacatcttcaactagatcagattactcagagctctgtccaacctggttgtgaatgtttccagggatggggcagtcaccacctctctgggcaagctgtgccAGTGTGCGAGCATCCTCATTATAAAAAACTTTCTCATGTCTAAACTAAATTGAGCTTCCTTCAGTCCAAAACCCTCGTCACTACAAACCTTTATAAAAAGTCTGTCCCCGCATGAACGAATGTGTCAGACAAGTAGCACTGaaaggactttttttctttgatttttagTCTGGATTGTTGGAGATTAGACTTAAATTTGTTCTTTAAATCTACACCTTGGCAGTTTTCTGAATTCTAAAAGCCAACTGTCATTGTTCTCTCAGTACTTGCAGACACTGCACTTACAGTCTTGTGATCTGCTGGATGTGTTTTGTGGAATCAGCTTCTTTCCACTGGATAAAATGACTTACTTGAAAATTCAGTCATTTATTAACAGAATGGAAGAAAGCCTAAATATAGTCAAGTACACTGCATTTCTCTACAATGACCAGCTTATCTGGTAGGTACTTCAGTAattcttttgtgtttcttcaaTTTCTAATCCTTTCAGTAAGTGCCATAATAGAGAAGCTTTTAAATTAGTGACAGAGTTggatgaaaatgagaaaacatgAGTCAGGCTGCCATTCAGTAAGAAAGGCATTGGTCTGAGCTAGTTAGAGGAAAATGTGTGATCTGAACTGCAGCACAAACatcatttgcttctttttccccacaatGTTCTAGGAGTGGACTGGAGCAAGATGACATGAGAATTTTGTACAAATATCTCACGACATCTCTGTTTCCAAGGCACATGGAGCCTGAGGTAGCTGggctgggggttttgggtgtttttagtCTTTTGTTCCTGTTTATCTGGTACTAAAGGCTAAAATACCAAAGAGAAATCTCTCTTCTCTGTTTCTAAGCTGTTTTTCCTGTATgtgctttttcccctcagttaGCGGGAAGAGATTCTCCAATACGTGCTGAAATGCCAGGAAATCTCCAACACTATGGAAGGTAGGTCTTGTTTTACTGTCACCATCTACTCCTTCTTCCCCCCAGGGCAAAGCATTTGGAAGGAGTGTGTGTGTTTTGAGTACATATTCCACACACAGTTCATGCCAGAGGGTCGCACAATCGTTGCTGCAAATGTAAAACTTGACCcttggaaaaaagagaaaatgcttcaTTAACATTagtgcagatttatttttcttcccattgtTCTTAATGCACTGTATGACAAACTTGGGAATTGTTCCAGTCATTTCTTTTCAGTCAAACACTCCAGACAAAGGTGTAGTTTAATCTAGGATTTATCTATTTGTTCTTCCTGTGTACTCTGCATGTCAGTGAGGAATTCTGTACTTAAGCAAGTGGGCAACATTATTTTGCATAATTATGGGTTTGGACATCCTTAATAATGAGAATTCCTAATGGCAAGTTTGGAGAACCTTTGTTAAAGTcaagaaactgaaatacaagTATTCATCACATCTGACCTGTTGAATTATTTTCTAGGTTTCTTACTGGACCTTTAAATCTTAATGATCCAGAAACAAAATGCCGTTTCCCCAAAATATTTGTTAACACTGATGACACTTATGAAGAGCTTCACTTAATTGTTTATAAGGTATTACAGCTTCCTCTGCAATTACTCCTCAGAATTAGGAATCTCCATGCAGTGAAGGTGACAATGATGTGAAGTACTTAGGAATTGTGTAGAAAGGTGCACTATAAGAGACAGAAAACTGGCATTTCCAGCAACAAGCTTTAAAGCCTGAACtctcttctcccctctcctgtACCCTGTACAAAAcaaacaattattttgttttattcaaacAAAATACCAGCCTTCAGTTGCTTTAACTGATTTCACGCCTTGCTTTATATGGGATTaatcaataaaacaaaaaatattttgttcttac from Camarhynchus parvulus chromosome 14, STF_HiC, whole genome shotgun sequence includes the following:
- the CCZ1 gene encoding vacuolar fusion protein CCZ1 homolog, yielding MAAAGAAGQEKQLAPTLLSFFIYNPKLGPKEGEEEKKILFYHPNEVEKNEKIRNVGLCEAIVQFTRTFSPTKPAKSLHTQKNRQFFHEPEENFWMVMVVRNPIIEKHKDGKPVYEYQEEELLDKVYSSVLQQCYSMYKLFNGTFLRAMEDGGVKVLKERLEKFFHRYLQTLHLQSCDLLDVFCGISFFPLDKMTYLKIQSFINRMEESLNIVKYTAFLYNDQLIWSGLEQDDMRILYKYLTTSLFPRHMEPELAGRDSPIRAEMPGNLQHYGRFLTGPLNLNDPETKCRFPKIFVNTDDTYEELHLIVYKAMSAAVCFMIDASIPPTLEFCRKLDSIVGPQLTVLASDICEQYNINKRISGAEKEPQFKFIYFNHMNLAEKSTIHMRKTPSVSLASVHPDLMKILGDINSDFSRVDEDEEIIVKAMSDYWVVGKKSDQRELYVILNQKNVNLIEVNEEVKKLCATQFNNIFFLD